ACCTAACTAATGATTCTAAAGGttatagtttttgtttattggGTCATAAATGGACCCGTGTTTGGGGTATGTAGCGGTCATATATGTAGACGACTGCAActcacgattattttcataatcgattaacccttagtgctcacacggcacagcTGCACACATGGCAAATTGcaatgggaataatacacaactccttgtatattctcatgtgttgttgaatcaaagttatgattcattttatatcacgttatttattgatttcacGTTCAGATTTTGTGATATTGTCTCTCAAAACTATGCTCTCGCACTCAAATTTGCTCTGCTCGTGCTCAAACTTCCTGCGCTAAAGCTCGAGCTCTTCTTGCGCTCACAAAACTTCGGATGCTTTGTGCGTCAACGCTGTCAACCAATAGAAGGCCGGCTAGTCAAGTTGTCAagttcatttttacatttgtctcTCATTGTAGTTGTCTACGGGAAGTTAGGTGTGTCAAACCACCACCATATTGTCAGGAAAtggtaaaatgaaaatgtaaaaaagtaatGACAAACTTTTGTAGTAAGATCTTGGCCGAAACATTTGGACTCAGCACTGGTGCAGCGTTTTTCTCCTCTAACAGCATCGGACTGAGAGCTAAATGATGAAATGcactttacatatatatatatagtccaTGTCACTCCTTTCAATCATTAGATTGTTTGCTTTGCGGCAGTTATAACATGCCTGCGTCTTGATGCACATGATAGTTGAGAGGTGAAATGATGAGCGATCATCTGCTCCCTGTGAATAAACCTGCCAGGTATTGTGtgaatgtctctctctctctctctctctctctctcctctctctctctcttcctctctggtCAACTCAATTGGTTCAGTCACCACTTTGATTTGTATGTTTCACCGTTTCCTTTCACTGATTACGGCCCGAGTCACTCTTCCTTGCTCCCCAGTCTCATTGTTCCCACCTCAATTTGTCTCATCTTATCTCCCCCGTCCTTTTTCTCCCTTAaccatttctgtctcttttatcctccacactctctctctctctctctctcggtcttCATCTTAACCCCTCCGTTCCCTGCGTTGCCCCGTTCTCAtcagacacacatggagagtGATGCACAAACATCATCCCTCAAACCTCCACTGAGTACCTTGTTATCATCTTGTCCCCACAGTGCCTTTCTGTCTGGCTCTGTCTCAGCTTGAATTCCGTCACTAATGGGGCCGCATCATTTTCGACAGCTGCAATTCCTCAACGCTGACAAACGGCGATGTGGCGCAGCTCAGAGAACACAGCTCAGAGGAATTGAAGACTAATGCCTCTGTctgatttacacatttacacaggactttaaataaaactcaacaaacaaacacatcggTCGTCTTTGACACAGACAAGGCCGCTATCGTATTCCAGAAATACCACGCGGCCTGTAAAGATGTGGGTTTGTAGTACTCGCTCTCTACATCGCTGTATCTCACTGTCCTCTGAAATGTCCTTTAGTAATGCCAGTCACACAGTCTCAGTTTCAGGGAACACGCTGCATAAAATTATGAGATTTGAGGAGGCAGGGAAAACAGATAACTTGTCAGCAAGCTGCTCCAGGATCCAGACGTCTTAGAAGTTTGTATTTGGCTCCTCAGATCTGCAAAGAGAAGCTTAGATACACGTCATGAAAGCTCTAACAACAGCgcgctcttttttttctttttttttccggCTGGGTGTGACGGGGCGACAACAAAGACCTCCAGAATGTCTATGctgatttcttatttcttttgaTTGTGTCCTTAActacatttatgtgttttttttttgcgagGGCTGCTTTCATCTTTTTCAAACAGGGACACTTAACAGGCGACTCTCCCCGTGAACCAGGTCATTGTTTGAAAGCagacaaacaccacacaacagCCGTCCCCGCTGTGTTTTTAGAGACCTCTTTGTTGTTAGAATGACTTTTATGTCCAGGAACAAAACCAAcgtcatttttattctattcttacCCTTGAAAGATTCATACTTTTCCCATGTATGTATGAAAACTGTGCATCATTTACAATTAATCAAAATACTATTTTGGCCATAAGGAAGTTTAAATGTTCTGCGTGAACAATCGATGGCTTTAGTTCAATACAATCAAGTGTTAGAGGATTTGCAGCATAtcaatattttactttattacaaAGGAATAATAACAGAAATTGTGTTTCCTGGCTTTTATTAGAGTCGTTACATGCCCCAGTCAAGCATGATAGAGATTAATTGAACAAATTAAGGGATTTATTAGTATCGTTTGGGCAATACGAAATGCTATTAGTTTGAAtgtaaggtgtttttttttttgttaatgcgTATGTGTTGTTTCCAGTGATTCAGTGAGTTTTGCGATGGACTGCACATTGCACTacacatttattgttgttgattttgACAGTTAATTTGGTTGCTTTCtacatttgtatatatttttcaCTGTATAACTGTTAGATGTTTACACATCTGTAATACTGTATTCTCAtagttcatttcttctttgtatagctgtttattttctttcacatttatcTTATATCTTCTATTTCTTGTAAAGTGCTGCAGTTTTCCAGTTGTGGGATTTGGAAAGAGATTAGATTAAGCAGCAGTTTTAAACTGCTCAAAGATGTGATATGCTCTATGGGGTTAGGGTAGGGTTGTCGTCGACCTGGATTTGTGGCGTTATCGTTGACGTGACATGATTGACGGGCCTATATTTGCAATACAATAATAGTGTCAGTCTtgacatttgtgtctgttcaaaTATGATTGAGCGTTGACTGCGCAGGAGTGAGATTTATGATGCAAACTGTCAGTGTCCAAAGTCTCTTAACTTGAGATTAACTTAATAATGCATTTTCCCCCCTCCTTTTATAAAGGTTACAAGTAATCCTTGCACGGAGAAAACTTTGGAAACCTTGCTCAAGGTTGGACTGGTTTATGTGATAGCAACACTGAGAGAACCTTTCAGTTCCTGTTGGTGGGTGTTAGGCAGGTCACATTGAACTGAAGGGAGCTGTGTGTTAAAGCTTATCATGTTTGAATAGAGGCAGGTACGCTGATCTGTGTTAATAACGTGGTGGTAAGAGCTCGTCAGCCAGCCGGCTGTTATGGTCTGCCAGTGTATCACCTGTGACATCACACCTCAGACTGCATTTGGCTCCATTCAGCCTCCTCTCATTAGAGCACATCCTACAGGAGACTGTGCTGGCCATATTCACGCCGCCCTTTGAAGTGCGGTCAAAGAGCAATCCTTTACAGCTGGGATGAAACATACAGTGTGATGAATCtaggaaaaacacactgcaggCTTCTATCTGTCCAGTTTAtgtaaaagcacatttttattatgtattttaaattgaatttggcCTCAGAAGCAGCAAAGACACTAGGGCTCCCCCGTATCACAACAATCAAAGGGAATATGGAACATTCCATATGATGAGGTTTCACTTGTGTCAGACTCACAGTCCTGTTTGGACTTCACTTATGGCTCTTTGGCTCATTGGTGATTTTATTTGAGTCAGAATTTGGATTTAATTTATCGCCGTTTGAAAAGGCCCTCTCTCGCAGCTTCTTGGAGCGTGAACAGAGCCGCGGCgttaaatatttcaacaaacaagtacattttgaatatttcatgGGCAGAACGATTGATATGAACTGAAATTACTTCATGAAACATTAAAGGGCCTGTGTCCATCGGAACTATACTGATTCGATGGCTTTCTCTGGGCTCTGCTCGTGCTGTGACCTCTTTAGCTGCAGCCAGAACACTGGAGGAAGACATGCAACGCTGTCATGACTGTTAGTGCAGTCATACATCATGGGAGGAGGGAAAATTTGCTTAATATGAATCTGTTATCTCTCTCCTCGGTATTGTCCCCTTATCTCCCCCCCCGACACTACCCTGCTATGTTCTCTCACCCAGcactgctctctctcactgGGGTGAATACAGAAGAATAACAATGCGTGGGATTTCAAAGAGGATAGAGGAAGAAATCAGATATCCAAGAGTGTGGGTTGTGGCcgagtttaaaaagaaaaaagcggCTGATTTCTCTGCAGGGTTTGAGAGTAGTAAGAGAAgagtttttctgtgtgtcttcACCACATCTACAGAGACACAACCCTGCACATGTTGGCTCACTAAATACGCTCTACTGTACTTATTCACCCTGATAAAATAGTGTACTCTCCACTAGTGTTCAAATTCCACACTTAATTAATACAAGAAGAAATAGAAATGGACTAAATTCTTAAAATATCGCCGCATATTTGGCCTTTAGTCATTTTACATCTCATTAAATTTGGGTATTTTTGTCTTTCGCAGTTAAAgagtataaaacaaaatatgatatTGGATATTTTTATTCTTCTGCCAGTCTTTGTAACTGTCAGAATCTAATAGATGTTTGTGGATATGTTTTGTTAGAGTGATTTGGGAATTTTGCTGAATCATTATGGGCTACGAATCAAAAAAGTGTAATGTCAGAGTCAATGAAccccatttatttttacatttcagcGTCTGTGACGTCGTGGGCTtgcaaagagacaaacaaaaccaGTCAAAATTGATGTGGAGGAGTGAACATATTTTGCCTTGCAGTGCTTTAACGTTGCTACACGTCCCATAATTTGACTTGagtgtgtcttttgtttgatCCGTCCCGACGAATAAATGCCGGCGTCGATCAAACGCTGCCGCCCGTTTGAAACTCAGTCTTTCTGTCTCATAAATGATTCCCAAATTTATTCGGCTGACTTTGTTACGTAAAAAAAGACGAGACAATAGATTCATCAGATGTCAACTTTTAATTATTGTTCTGTCGCATGACCGTGACAGGTGTCAGAATGGAAATATAATGACGTCATCCTCTATCCACTGAAGCCCCAGCACCTGTAGAGCTTGTTGATCCTGAAAATGTCGATGTTGGACAAACCCTCCCTCTGCCCGATGGTAGCAGACGGGTCGTAGGTTGGAGTTATAGTTTCTTGGCGCTGCGTCCCAAAGGCAGTTCTAACACATTAGGATGAGACAAAGAATcattcagaaatgttttttttttttaagattaacATTTGATTTAACGTTAAATACGTTTTCCCACCTTCCGTAGTGCATCACAGAGGAATAGTCATACGGAGTGTTGAGATTATCCGTGTCCATTTTACGGAAGTTGTAGACAAAATCtgttgaaaacaacaacaatgaaaacaagtATAAGTAGCTTCTGGTATAAGAATAAATGTAAACTCTTTGAAGAAAttcctacatttatttatgttttcccAGTTGATCCTGATGTACTGGTCGCGGTCACTGCGGGTGTGTTCGTGGTAGAAACCCAGCGCGTGCAGCATCTCGTGCTGGATGATGCCGTTGTTTATGCAGCCGTATCTCTGCAGTGACAGCACCTGCTTGTCTCCGGTGTAACCCAGCAAAGAGGAGCATCTAACGGCAGACGGAGGGCAAACAGACAGCGATCATTAATAGGCAACTTGCAACTTGACATTTGATTAATAAAGTTATGTCATTCACATCGTCGGTGACACTGCGCACACACGCTTAAATAATGAGTTTTCCGACGGTGTTTAGCAGGACGCCGAGTTGTGCCTGTCAAATATAGATTTGTAATTCAAATGAGAGAGAACTGACAATCGATGGGGACATTTTTAAGTGAGAGGAAGATCATTTATGTGTTATTTGACCCTGAATATTGGCCTGTGTGTGCATCCAGTCGTGTTACTGTGTTGTGTGCTCACCAGCCCATGTGAAATGACCAAgcatatttaactttttatggATTGAAATAGTACATTAATGGTTTGCTCTTGTTGGTTGGCAACTATTTGTTAAAACAAACTGATAAAAGCAATGGGTCTTATCACATAAAAATGAGAGATTTGGTTGAATTCAGAGTGGAATGCTCTTAATTACCTGGACAGGAGGAAGTGAAAGAGAGCCGTTAAAGTGAAATGAAGCAATTGAATTCTCATAAAGTTAGTACTTAAATGTTTtgattacataaaaaaaaaataagacatgcattaacccttagaacacaaagTATTTTGGCctatttttccattactatgttaaaacatatacagaggCTGTAAGAATGTGCATCAGCACAACCctctctgtgattttttttttacatgtttaccAACTATAATAAACACAAGCCTGAAGAcatgacctataaacacacaccccatatgtccatataaggacttGCATGGTTTTGACCCGTAAACTTTTCTCTTTACAGATACATTTGTCTTGTGAGTCTGTAAACTTACCCGTATCTCGGTTCAATACTTAAGTACGCTCTCTGAGTCGCACGTGGGATGAAGCGAACGCAGGTTTTTGATTGAAAGCCCCTCATGGCAGCTAAAATCAGCGTCTTCTCCGAGTAGTCTGAAGTTGTGGACAAAAGCATGTGCCATGTTAACGACGCTCAGTCCACTCACACGACTCCTTCACCTTGAACATTTGAACTCACCGTATTTTTCACTCAGAATGAAAGGGATCTCCACATATCCGTTTGCAGACTTTGGCCACAGGCAGGAGTATGGTTCATTAATGCACTTCATGGCGTTCCTGGTGTTTGGAATCATCACGTCGCCTTCCAGCAGAAAATCACTGgagcctttttaaaaatgaaagaaaatttgcattttttccaCCCCCCCCAGAACATTAGTTagaaaattgttgtttttctttt
The sequence above is drawn from the Solea senegalensis isolate Sse05_10M linkage group LG17, IFAPA_SoseM_1, whole genome shotgun sequence genome and encodes:
- the LOC122783655 gene encoding low choriolytic enzyme-like — its product is MDFNTSTSVPLLLLLLLLGFSKAHDDNDQGAVHDLSMDQSAKEDFTATILRMNNGSSDFLLEGDVMIPNTRNAMKCINEPYSCLWPKSANGYVEIPFILSEKYDYSEKTLILAAMRGFQSKTCVRFIPRATQRAYLSIEPRYGCSSLLGYTGDKQVLSLQRYGCINNGIIQHEMLHALGFYHEHTRSDRDQYIRINWENINKYFVYNFRKMDTDNLNTPYDYSSVMHYGRTAFGTQRQETITPTYDPSATIGQREGLSNIDIFRINKLYRCWGFSG